In Phenylobacterium koreense, one DNA window encodes the following:
- a CDS encoding sulfite exporter TauE/SafE family protein has protein sequence MDLYLPIAEVSVNAPLLVALGAAVGFISGLFGIGGGFLMTPVLVFLGIPPVVAVASEANHVAASSTSSVISYTRRKAVDFRMGGVLAAGGAIGSLIGVEVFRWLRLLGQADLVVSLSYLIFLGIIGALMLSESLSTILRRRRGEAPKARRDRRPPWLYGLPFKMRFPRSRLYISVIPPILLGVFVGILSAIMGVGGGFVLVPAMVYILRMPAGVVVGTSLFQIIITTSLTSVLQAGRNQTVDIVLATTLLVGGVLGAQIGARASSRFRAEELRALLALIVLAVGLRMGLGLFFTPSEPFVLMGANG, from the coding sequence TTGGACCTTTATCTGCCCATCGCAGAAGTCTCGGTAAACGCGCCGCTCCTGGTGGCGCTGGGGGCTGCGGTCGGCTTCATCTCCGGGCTGTTCGGGATCGGCGGCGGCTTCCTGATGACGCCGGTGCTGGTGTTCCTGGGCATCCCGCCGGTGGTGGCGGTGGCCAGCGAAGCCAACCACGTCGCCGCCTCCTCCACCTCGAGCGTCATCTCCTACACGCGGCGCAAGGCGGTGGATTTCCGGATGGGCGGCGTCCTCGCCGCCGGCGGGGCGATCGGCTCGCTCATCGGGGTTGAGGTCTTTCGCTGGCTGCGGTTGCTGGGCCAGGCCGACCTTGTCGTCTCGCTGTCCTATCTGATCTTCCTCGGGATCATCGGCGCGCTGATGCTCAGCGAGTCGCTCTCGACGATCCTGCGGCGGCGTCGCGGCGAAGCGCCCAAGGCGCGGCGCGACCGGCGCCCGCCCTGGCTCTACGGCCTGCCCTTCAAGATGCGGTTCCCGCGGTCGCGGCTCTATATCAGCGTGATCCCGCCGATCCTGCTGGGGGTGTTCGTCGGCATCCTGTCGGCGATCATGGGCGTGGGCGGCGGCTTCGTGCTGGTACCGGCCATGGTCTACATCCTGCGCATGCCGGCGGGCGTCGTGGTGGGGACCAGCCTCTTCCAGATCATCATCACCACCTCGCTGACCAGCGTCCTGCAGGCTGGGCGCAATCAGACGGTGGACATCGTCCTGGCGACCACCCTGCTGGTCGGCGGGGTGCTGGGCGCCCAGATCGGCGCGCGCGCCTCCTCGCGGTTCCGGGCCGAGGAGCTGCGGGCCCTGCTGGCCCTGATTGTGCTGGCGGTGGGCCTGCGGATGGGGCTCGGCCTCTTCTTCACCCCCAGCGAACCCTTCGTGCTGATGGGGGCGAACGGATGA
- a CDS encoding TIGR02186 family protein, with amino-acid sequence MSAYAPPPETPPAAVSAALTTTNVRVTSSFRGARIVLYGAVFDPTTKPSDVVVIVRGPDAPVRLARKTRVAGIWVNSKPVVFEGAPGFYMAASTRPLSEIASFSTLRRLGAGVDHLRINAPLEQRTETRYGVRDVVVSRLGPDYLDWRRAVVRLKQNAGLYAASDRGVTFVDRGLFRAEIDLPAGAPIGAYSAEIFLFQNGEAVSRRMRGLTVEKAGFERLLYLFANRRPWLYGLASVAIALAAGWAASVAFRRN; translated from the coding sequence ATGAGCGCCTATGCTCCGCCCCCGGAGACGCCGCCCGCCGCCGTGTCGGCCGCCCTCACCACGACCAATGTGCGGGTGACCTCCAGCTTCCGTGGCGCACGGATCGTGCTCTATGGCGCGGTCTTCGATCCAACCACCAAGCCGAGCGACGTGGTGGTGATCGTGCGTGGGCCGGACGCGCCGGTCCGCCTGGCGCGCAAGACCAGGGTGGCGGGCATCTGGGTCAACTCCAAGCCGGTGGTGTTCGAGGGAGCGCCGGGCTTCTACATGGCCGCCTCCACCCGGCCGCTGAGCGAGATCGCCAGCTTCAGCACCCTGCGGCGGCTGGGGGCGGGGGTGGACCACCTGCGGATCAACGCTCCCCTCGAGCAGCGGACCGAGACGCGGTACGGGGTCCGCGACGTGGTCGTCTCGCGCCTGGGGCCGGACTATCTCGACTGGCGACGAGCCGTCGTCCGGCTCAAGCAGAACGCGGGCCTCTATGCGGCAAGCGATCGGGGCGTGACCTTCGTGGACCGCGGCCTGTTCCGGGCCGAGATCGACCTGCCGGCCGGCGCGCCGATCGGCGCCTATTCGGCGGAGATATTCCTGTTCCAGAATGGGGAGGCGGTCTCGCGGCGGATGCGCGGCCTGACCGTCGAGAAGGCGGGCTTCGAACGCCTGCTCTATCTTTTCGCCAACCGACGACCGTGGCTCTACGGTCTTGCCTCCGTCGCCATCGCCCTTGCGGCCGGCTGGGCGGCGTCCGTCGCGTTCCGGAGGAACTGA
- the pdeM gene encoding ligase-associated DNA damage response endonuclease PdeM has translation MNALAAQPYAFQPSRCGGLRMNLNGAAVTLRASGALWIEAARMLVVADLHLEKGSAYAARGQMLPPYDTRDTLRRLQAEALATLPDALVLLGDTFHDRRSEDRLARDDAEALRALAGLTHLIWVVGNHDADGPRHLPGEIRDEIVVEGLVLRHEPTEGAQPGEVAGHLHPCARVVASGGSVRRRCFVTDGARMVTPAFGAYAGGLNVKDQAFAGLFGRPPLCGALGAGRVHAVGWRSLAGD, from the coding sequence ATGAACGCCCTGGCCGCCCAGCCCTACGCCTTCCAGCCCAGTCGCTGCGGCGGCCTGCGGATGAACCTCAACGGCGCGGCCGTGACCCTGCGCGCCAGCGGCGCGCTCTGGATCGAGGCCGCCCGCATGCTGGTGGTGGCCGACCTGCACCTGGAGAAGGGCTCGGCCTACGCCGCCCGCGGCCAGATGCTGCCCCCCTACGACACCCGCGACACCCTGCGCCGCCTGCAGGCCGAGGCGCTGGCCACCCTGCCCGACGCCCTCGTCCTACTGGGCGACACCTTTCACGACCGCAGGTCGGAGGACCGCCTCGCCCGCGACGACGCCGAGGCGCTTCGCGCCCTGGCCGGCCTCACCCACCTGATCTGGGTGGTGGGCAACCACGACGCCGACGGACCACGGCATCTGCCCGGCGAGATACGTGACGAGATCGTGGTCGAGGGCCTCGTCCTGCGCCACGAGCCGACCGAAGGCGCCCAGCCTGGCGAAGTCGCCGGCCACCTCCACCCTTGCGCCCGCGTGGTCGCCAGCGGCGGCAGCGTGCGGCGGCGGTGCTTCGTGACCGATGGGGCGCGGATGGTGACACCCGCCTTCGGCGCCTATGCCGGCGGGCTCAATGTGAAGGACCAGGCCTTTGCGGGCCTCTTCGGCCGCCCTCCGCTCTGCGGAGCTTTGGGAGCCGGCCGGGTCCACGCCGTCGGCTGGCGGTCGCTGGCCGGCGACTGA
- a CDS encoding DUF3429 domain-containing protein yields MNIHADLPGGGPAPKPLWAIALAGVAPFPAAALAYVYGPPGISPDALTVLLSWSAVMLGFLGGVRWGLESGRAQPRWPRLALSAVSPIGGWALLFARGSIAMPWLLGGFLAAFILQWLFDHSAPDVPARYPRLMTVLTLGACLSLALALEQALRM; encoded by the coding sequence TTGAACATTCACGCCGATCTTCCAGGGGGCGGCCCAGCCCCGAAGCCGCTTTGGGCGATCGCCCTGGCCGGCGTTGCGCCGTTTCCGGCGGCGGCCCTCGCCTATGTCTACGGACCGCCTGGAATCTCGCCGGACGCCTTGACCGTGCTGCTGTCGTGGTCGGCGGTGATGCTGGGCTTTCTGGGCGGCGTGCGCTGGGGGCTGGAGAGCGGACGAGCCCAGCCGCGCTGGCCGCGGCTGGCGCTCAGCGCCGTTTCGCCGATCGGCGGCTGGGCCCTGCTCTTTGCGCGTGGCTCGATCGCCATGCCCTGGCTGCTCGGCGGATTTCTCGCGGCCTTCATCCTGCAATGGCTGTTCGACCATTCCGCGCCGGACGTGCCGGCGCGCTATCCGCGGCTGATGACTGTGCTGACCCTGGGGGCCTGCCTCTCACTGGCGCTGGCCCTGGAGCAGGCGCTGCGGATGTAG
- a CDS encoding GFA family protein — protein sequence MSQSYPGECFCGSVKIEVTGQPAAMGYCHCRSCRSWSGGPVNAFSLWEPSAVKVVAGQEHLATFAKTEMSERQYCNKCGGHIMTNHPPLKLVDVFAATLPTLEFTPGVHVNYAETVLPMKDGLPKLKDFPAEFGGSGETIAE from the coding sequence ATGTCTCAGTCGTACCCGGGCGAGTGCTTTTGCGGATCAGTAAAGATCGAGGTCACGGGCCAACCGGCGGCCATGGGCTATTGCCATTGCAGGTCCTGCCGATCGTGGTCCGGCGGGCCGGTCAACGCCTTCAGTCTTTGGGAGCCGTCGGCGGTCAAGGTCGTGGCCGGACAGGAGCACTTGGCGACCTTCGCAAAGACCGAGATGAGCGAGCGCCAGTATTGCAATAAGTGCGGCGGGCACATCATGACAAACCACCCGCCGCTGAAGCTGGTCGATGTGTTCGCCGCGACCTTGCCGACCTTGGAGTTCACGCCTGGCGTCCACGTCAACTATGCCGAGACCGTGCTGCCTATGAAGGATGGCCTGCCGAAACTGAAGGATTTTCCGGCTGAGTTCGGGGGCTCGGGGGAGACGATCGCGGAGTAA
- a CDS encoding bifunctional lysylphosphatidylglycerol flippase/synthetase MprF, which translates to MSFWRELKPAAFAAAPVTAAILALLAGVMLLASGATPTIPDRFFQLYEFAPVFLIEVSHFLSSILGLVLVLLAFGLKARLDGAWWATMATLLVASPLALFKAFAWEEAVLLAGFAALLAPFHGAFPRKARLARMEVTPGWLFSAFAAVAGAGLLGIWSFQHADYGDKPFWAVMADADAARAIRSWAGAAVLLFGFGIWRLFASAATPKVVGEDDPELERVRAIIAKAEDSEPGSNLALLGDKRFLFSSSGESFLMFGVRGRSWISLGAPVGRRDERMDLLWRFRELADAHAARPGFYGLDPEHLPDVVELGFAIAKVGESAMVSLETFTIEGTKRGNLRRAWRQAGEAGALFEVVPPEGVQAILPELQAISDAWLVHHAGADKSFSMGGFYPAYVAEFPVGVVRFEGKIIAFATLWTTANKSAFSMDLMRYVDEGPRRIMDFLFVELIEWGRREGYAAIEFGMAPLSGLEGRPLAPVLSRVGALIFERGEEIYNFQGVRAYKGKYDPVWRPRYIAAPNKWSIPLLLADMGLLTSGGVAGLAKRPKKSEEPAAAA; encoded by the coding sequence ATGAGCTTTTGGCGCGAACTGAAGCCGGCGGCGTTCGCTGCGGCGCCCGTCACGGCGGCGATCCTCGCCTTGCTCGCGGGCGTCATGCTGCTGGCCTCGGGGGCCACCCCGACCATCCCCGATCGCTTCTTCCAGCTCTACGAGTTCGCGCCGGTCTTCCTGATCGAGGTCAGCCACTTCCTGTCCAGCATCCTGGGCCTGGTGCTGGTGCTGCTGGCGTTCGGCCTCAAGGCGCGGCTGGACGGCGCCTGGTGGGCGACCATGGCGACACTGCTGGTGGCCAGCCCGCTGGCGCTGTTCAAGGCCTTCGCCTGGGAAGAAGCGGTGCTGCTGGCGGGGTTCGCGGCCCTGCTCGCCCCATTCCACGGCGCCTTCCCGCGCAAGGCGCGGCTGGCGCGGATGGAAGTGACGCCCGGCTGGCTGTTCTCGGCTTTCGCCGCGGTGGCGGGGGCGGGGCTGCTGGGCATCTGGTCGTTCCAGCACGCAGACTATGGCGACAAGCCGTTCTGGGCGGTGATGGCCGACGCCGACGCCGCCCGCGCCATCCGTAGTTGGGCCGGGGCGGCGGTGCTGCTGTTCGGCTTCGGGATCTGGCGACTGTTCGCATCGGCCGCGACTCCCAAGGTTGTCGGCGAGGATGATCCGGAACTGGAGCGCGTGCGGGCGATCATCGCCAAGGCCGAAGACTCCGAGCCCGGGTCGAACCTGGCCCTGCTGGGCGACAAGCGTTTTCTGTTCTCATCCTCGGGCGAAAGCTTCCTGATGTTCGGCGTGCGCGGCCGGTCCTGGATATCGCTGGGCGCGCCGGTCGGCCGCCGGGACGAGCGCATGGACCTGCTCTGGCGCTTCCGCGAACTGGCCGACGCCCACGCGGCCCGGCCAGGCTTCTATGGCCTGGACCCCGAGCACCTGCCCGACGTCGTCGAGCTGGGCTTTGCGATCGCCAAGGTGGGAGAAAGCGCGATGGTCTCGCTGGAGACTTTCACCATCGAGGGGACCAAGCGCGGCAACCTGCGCCGGGCCTGGCGGCAAGCGGGCGAGGCGGGCGCGCTCTTCGAAGTCGTCCCGCCCGAAGGCGTCCAGGCCATCCTGCCCGAGCTGCAGGCGATCTCCGACGCCTGGCTGGTGCACCACGCCGGCGCCGACAAGAGTTTCTCGATGGGCGGCTTCTATCCGGCCTATGTCGCCGAGTTCCCGGTGGGCGTCGTCCGCTTCGAGGGCAAGATCATCGCCTTTGCGACGCTCTGGACCACGGCCAACAAGAGCGCCTTCTCGATGGACCTCATGCGCTATGTCGACGAGGGGCCGCGGCGCATCATGGACTTCCTGTTCGTCGAGCTGATTGAATGGGGCCGGCGCGAGGGCTACGCCGCGATCGAGTTCGGCATGGCGCCGCTGTCGGGGCTGGAAGGCCGGCCCCTGGCGCCGGTGCTCTCGCGGGTCGGCGCTCTGATCTTCGAGCGCGGCGAGGAGATCTACAATTTCCAGGGCGTGCGGGCCTACAAGGGCAAGTACGACCCGGTTTGGCGGCCGCGCTACATCGCTGCGCCGAACAAGTGGTCGATACCCCTGCTGCTGGCGGACATGGGTCTGCTGACCTCCGGCGGCGTCGCGGGCCTGGCCAAGCGGCCGAAGAAGTCCGAGGAGCCGGCCGCGGCCGCCTAG
- a CDS encoding peptidoglycan-binding protein → MTSGAPWSVKGIDPKAREVAKDLARRSGMTLGEWLNRMILEGDDPGDSQNDSGSGRNADEITQAVARVEGAVEQARAENSRLAERLGRVEAGGKSPEALRSLEAALNRVASHLSEGEGRTRESLRAMEARIEQLGGGAPDRAGLLDEIAERVEARLADAESRTSEALVNLGQAFADLDSRVGAAEVGSTPDVERRIESLSAALSQRVEDLRGEISEAVRRAEQVTEDAVERVGREVMTVADNLNRQVEAAERRSADAIEQVGGEVARIAEAMEGRFGRSESAHAEALERLGAEISRITDRLTERIGSSDRRAAAAIDEVGEQVSLLSERVLQSEERTARLLEEAREKVDRGLARSRERMDEQPAEAGDAPRLMQETADAPLDEIVGEELEEAPLALQAFAVPDPQDSDLPVEEVAEATRADEDDIEEPGEADEFAEAAQAQAFEAADFEAADDFDPLLVEPADETQATVAAAEIVEAAAEEVPQPQRQLSTREVIEQARAAARAASAEAKGHKGGKLEKLPKRDGKPLFPGLRKRAGGGGSSLHTALLVAGGAACLSLGAASYFVVDGEPRGATPDRVSDALDVLKRDRAGEITTGEADTAPAVARAAVALAPTTAAGSPIGSAKTPATPEDAAALADLYAQSLQAIEAGRPGGVDSLRRAANLGHSPAQFYMAKLYSEGAAGLKKDPVAARRWTERAAEGGNRAAMHNLAIALAEGQGGPTNAVTAAQWFRRAAELGLVDSQFNLGVLYEQGRGVSLNPAEAYKWYLIAARSRDKGALDNAARLRQALSPEARTVAERAARAFRPTEPNPSTTALAAPSGASPADISSAQQALSVLRYYQGPTDGVSSPALKMAIAAYQREAGLTATGALDPTTLSRLQVFTQ, encoded by the coding sequence ATGACCTCGGGTGCGCCCTGGAGCGTCAAGGGCATTGATCCGAAGGCGAGGGAGGTCGCGAAGGACCTGGCCCGCCGGTCCGGCATGACCCTGGGCGAATGGCTCAACCGGATGATCCTCGAAGGGGATGATCCCGGCGACTCACAGAATGACAGCGGGTCCGGGCGGAACGCCGACGAGATCACCCAGGCGGTGGCCCGGGTCGAAGGCGCGGTCGAGCAGGCGCGCGCAGAGAACAGCCGATTGGCCGAGCGCCTGGGGCGCGTCGAGGCCGGGGGGAAGTCGCCGGAAGCCTTGCGCTCCCTCGAAGCCGCGCTGAACCGCGTCGCCAGCCACCTGAGCGAAGGCGAGGGACGAACGCGCGAAAGCCTGCGGGCCATGGAAGCCCGCATCGAGCAACTGGGCGGCGGCGCGCCGGATCGCGCGGGTCTGCTGGACGAGATCGCAGAGCGCGTCGAAGCGCGGCTGGCCGACGCCGAAAGCCGCACCTCCGAGGCCCTGGTCAATCTCGGCCAGGCCTTCGCCGATCTGGACAGCCGCGTGGGCGCGGCCGAGGTCGGCAGCACGCCGGACGTGGAACGACGGATCGAGAGCCTGTCGGCGGCGCTGTCCCAACGGGTCGAGGATCTCCGCGGTGAGATTTCCGAAGCGGTCCGCCGGGCCGAACAGGTCACCGAAGACGCCGTGGAGCGGGTCGGCCGCGAGGTCATGACCGTCGCCGACAACCTCAATCGACAGGTCGAGGCCGCCGAGCGCCGCAGCGCCGACGCCATCGAGCAGGTCGGCGGCGAGGTCGCCCGGATCGCCGAGGCGATGGAAGGCCGCTTCGGTCGTTCCGAGAGCGCCCACGCCGAGGCCCTGGAGCGGCTGGGCGCCGAGATCAGCCGCATCACCGATCGCCTGACCGAGCGCATCGGCAGCTCGGACCGTCGCGCAGCCGCGGCGATCGACGAGGTCGGGGAACAGGTCTCGCTGCTGTCCGAACGCGTCCTCCAGAGCGAGGAACGCACCGCCCGCTTATTGGAAGAGGCGCGGGAGAAGGTCGATCGCGGTCTGGCGCGCTCGCGCGAGCGCATGGACGAGCAGCCCGCCGAGGCCGGCGACGCGCCACGCCTGATGCAGGAAACGGCGGACGCGCCGCTCGACGAGATCGTGGGCGAAGAGCTCGAGGAAGCGCCGTTGGCGCTGCAGGCCTTCGCCGTCCCCGATCCTCAGGACAGCGACCTGCCCGTCGAAGAGGTGGCGGAGGCGACGCGGGCCGACGAAGACGACATCGAAGAACCGGGCGAGGCCGACGAGTTCGCCGAAGCGGCCCAGGCTCAGGCCTTCGAGGCCGCCGACTTCGAGGCGGCCGACGACTTCGACCCGCTGCTGGTCGAGCCTGCTGATGAGACCCAAGCGACGGTCGCGGCCGCCGAGATCGTAGAAGCCGCCGCCGAAGAGGTCCCGCAGCCCCAGCGCCAGCTCTCCACGCGGGAGGTGATCGAACAGGCGCGGGCGGCGGCGCGGGCCGCCTCGGCCGAGGCGAAGGGCCACAAGGGCGGAAAGCTCGAGAAACTGCCCAAGCGGGACGGCAAGCCGCTGTTCCCCGGCCTGCGCAAGCGCGCCGGAGGCGGCGGCTCTTCGCTGCACACCGCCCTGCTGGTGGCCGGGGGCGCGGCGTGCCTGAGCCTCGGCGCGGCCAGCTATTTCGTGGTCGATGGTGAGCCGCGTGGGGCGACGCCCGACCGCGTGTCCGACGCGCTGGACGTGCTCAAGCGCGACCGGGCGGGCGAGATCACGACCGGGGAAGCCGACACCGCGCCGGCGGTCGCCCGAGCCGCCGTCGCGCTCGCGCCTACGACGGCGGCCGGCTCTCCCATTGGTTCGGCCAAGACGCCGGCGACGCCAGAGGATGCCGCGGCCCTGGCGGACCTCTATGCACAAAGCCTGCAGGCCATCGAGGCGGGGCGGCCGGGCGGCGTCGACAGCCTGCGCCGGGCCGCCAATCTCGGGCATTCCCCGGCGCAATTCTACATGGCCAAGCTCTACTCCGAGGGGGCCGCCGGGCTGAAGAAGGACCCGGTCGCCGCGCGGCGCTGGACGGAGCGGGCGGCCGAGGGCGGCAACCGGGCCGCCATGCACAATCTGGCGATCGCCCTGGCCGAGGGGCAAGGCGGTCCGACCAATGCGGTGACGGCCGCGCAGTGGTTCCGCCGGGCGGCCGAACTCGGCCTCGTGGACAGCCAGTTCAACCTCGGCGTCCTCTACGAGCAGGGGCGGGGCGTCAGCCTGAACCCGGCCGAGGCCTACAAGTGGTACCTGATCGCCGCGCGCAGCCGGGACAAGGGCGCGCTCGATAACGCCGCCCGCCTGCGCCAGGCCCTGAGCCCTGAGGCCCGGACCGTCGCCGAACGCGCGGCGCGCGCCTTCCGCCCGACCGAGCCGAACCCATCGACCACCGCCCTGGCCGCGCCGAGCGGCGCCTCGCCGGCCGACATCTCCAGCGCCCAGCAGGCGCTGTCGGTGCTGCGCTACTATCAGGGCCCCACCGACGGGGTCTCTTCGCCGGCGCTGAAGATGGCGATCGCCGCATATCAGCGCGAAGCTGGCCTGACGGCGACCGGCGCGCTCGATCCGACCACTCTTTCGCGCCTGCAGGTCTTCACCCAGTAG
- a CDS encoding ligase-associated DNA damage response DEXH box helicase, which yields MADAAAISPDLLPEKFSAWFEGRGWSARAHQLEMVAKAREGRDALLIAPTGGGKTLAGFLPSLIELAERPPPNTAPGLHTLYISPLKALAVDVERNLMTPILQMGLPIVAESRTGDTGLSRRQRQRVKPPDILLTTPEQLALFCAWEGARLYFENLSCVILDEIHTLHGSKRGDLLALDLARLQQFAPKLRRVGLSATVDDPDVIRRWLAYGKQDEGEPAPHESIALVRGPAGAPPIVDLLLSEGRVPWAGHTAKHAMDEVYEAIKGARTALVFVNTRFQAEFAFQELWRLNEDNLPIALHHGSLAAEQRRKVEAAMARGDLRAVVCTSTLDLGIDWGDVDLVIQLASPKGASRMVQRIGRANHRLDEPSRALFVPANRFEMLECQAAREAIAENRFDGEPTRIGALDVLAQHIMGCACSEPFELVAMYDEVRSSGPYRDLAWEDFEQVVDFVSTGGYALKTYDRFKRIVKGLDGLWRVRNAEIAQRHRLNVGAIVSPAMLSVRIAMGKQRAGRKIGEVEEGMLEMLDPGDTFVFAGQVWALVAVTGTDVLVSPATNRDPKMPSWGGSKFALSTYLAKRVRELMYDQEHWKVLPADVREWLEVQRDHSLIPEAEEMLLETFPHQKRHFLVCYPFEGRLAHTTLAMLLTRRLERLGVGPLGFVCNDYAMAIWALKPMDGLDLDDLFAEDMLGDDLEAWLAESFMMKRAFKGCAIIAGLIERRFPGHEKSGRQVTFSTDLIYDVLRRHQPDHLLLRCARDDAASGMIDVARLGQMLSRVAGRIRHAALDHLSPFSVPILLEIGKERSPGGAGEMILAEAEEDMIAQALS from the coding sequence ATGGCTGACGCCGCAGCGATCTCGCCCGATCTCCTGCCCGAAAAGTTCTCCGCCTGGTTCGAAGGCCGAGGCTGGAGCGCGCGCGCCCATCAGCTCGAAATGGTCGCCAAGGCCCGCGAGGGGCGCGACGCCCTGCTCATCGCGCCCACCGGCGGCGGCAAGACCTTGGCCGGCTTCCTGCCCAGCCTGATCGAACTGGCCGAGCGCCCGCCGCCCAACACCGCGCCCGGGCTCCACACGCTCTACATCTCGCCGCTCAAGGCCTTGGCCGTCGACGTCGAGCGCAACCTGATGACGCCGATCCTGCAGATGGGGCTGCCGATCGTCGCCGAGAGCCGAACCGGCGACACCGGCCTCTCGCGCCGCCAGCGTCAGCGGGTGAAGCCGCCGGACATCCTGCTGACCACGCCCGAACAGCTCGCGCTGTTCTGCGCCTGGGAAGGGGCGCGGCTCTATTTCGAGAACCTCTCCTGCGTGATCCTGGACGAGATCCACACCCTGCACGGCTCCAAGCGCGGCGACCTGCTGGCGCTGGACCTGGCCCGGCTGCAGCAGTTCGCGCCGAAGCTGCGCCGGGTCGGCCTCTCGGCGACAGTCGATGATCCGGACGTGATCCGCCGCTGGCTGGCGTACGGCAAGCAGGACGAAGGAGAGCCCGCGCCGCATGAGTCGATCGCCCTGGTCCGCGGGCCGGCCGGCGCGCCCCCGATCGTCGACCTGCTGCTGTCGGAAGGGCGGGTCCCCTGGGCGGGCCACACCGCCAAGCACGCCATGGATGAGGTCTACGAGGCGATCAAGGGCGCCAGGACCGCCCTCGTCTTCGTCAACACCCGCTTCCAGGCTGAGTTCGCCTTCCAGGAGCTCTGGCGGCTGAACGAGGACAACCTCCCGATCGCCCTCCACCACGGCAGCCTGGCGGCCGAGCAGCGGCGCAAGGTCGAGGCCGCCATGGCCCGCGGTGATCTGCGCGCGGTGGTCTGCACCTCGACCCTCGACCTCGGCATCGACTGGGGCGACGTGGACCTGGTCATCCAGCTCGCCTCGCCCAAGGGCGCCTCGCGCATGGTCCAGCGCATCGGTCGCGCCAACCACCGCCTGGACGAGCCCAGCCGCGCCCTCTTCGTGCCGGCCAACCGCTTCGAGATGCTGGAATGCCAGGCCGCCCGCGAGGCGATCGCCGAGAACCGCTTCGACGGCGAGCCCACCCGCATCGGCGCCCTCGACGTCCTGGCCCAGCACATCATGGGCTGCGCCTGTTCCGAGCCCTTCGAGCTGGTCGCCATGTACGACGAGGTCCGCTCCAGCGGCCCCTATCGTGACCTCGCCTGGGAGGACTTCGAGCAGGTCGTCGATTTCGTCTCCACCGGCGGCTACGCGCTCAAGACCTACGACCGCTTCAAGCGGATCGTGAAGGGGCTGGACGGCCTCTGGCGGGTGCGCAACGCCGAGATCGCCCAGCGCCACCGGCTGAACGTCGGCGCCATCGTCTCCCCGGCCATGCTTTCGGTCCGCATCGCCATGGGCAAGCAGCGGGCGGGCCGCAAGATCGGCGAGGTCGAGGAGGGCATGCTGGAGATGCTCGATCCCGGCGACACCTTCGTCTTCGCCGGCCAGGTCTGGGCGCTGGTCGCCGTCACCGGAACCGACGTGCTGGTCAGCCCGGCCACGAACCGCGATCCGAAGATGCCCTCCTGGGGCGGCTCCAAGTTCGCCCTCTCGACCTACCTCGCCAAGCGGGTGCGCGAGCTGATGTACGACCAGGAACACTGGAAGGTGCTGCCGGCCGACGTGCGCGAGTGGCTGGAGGTGCAGCGCGACCACTCCTTGATCCCCGAGGCCGAGGAGATGCTGCTGGAGACCTTCCCGCATCAGAAGCGCCACTTCCTGGTCTGCTACCCGTTCGAGGGACGGCTTGCCCACACGACCCTGGCCATGCTGCTCACCCGCCGGCTGGAGCGGCTGGGGGTCGGGCCGCTGGGTTTCGTCTGCAACGACTACGCGATGGCGATCTGGGCGCTGAAGCCGATGGACGGCCTGGATCTGGACGACCTTTTCGCCGAGGACATGCTGGGCGACGATCTGGAGGCTTGGCTTGCCGAGAGCTTCATGATGAAGCGGGCCTTCAAGGGCTGCGCGATCATCGCCGGCCTGATCGAGCGGCGGTTCCCGGGCCACGAGAAGTCCGGCCGCCAGGTGACCTTTTCGACCGACCTGATCTACGACGTGCTGCGACGCCACCAACCAGACCACCTGCTGCTGAGATGCGCCCGCGACGACGCGGCGAGCGGCATGATCGACGTGGCGCGCCTGGGCCAGATGCTGTCGCGGGTCGCCGGCCGCATCCGGCATGCGGCGCTCGACCATCTCTCGCCCTTCTCGGTGCCGATCCTGCTGGAGATCGGCAAGGAGCGCTCGCCCGGCGGCGCCGGCGAGATGATCCTGGCCGAGGCCGAGGAAGACATGATCGCGCAGGCGCTGTCATGA